The nucleotide window GACGCGGAGGCCGACACTGGCCCCGTCTGGGCGACGGAGAACGACCCGAGGCGGACGACGGTGGGACGCGTTCTGCGACGCTTCTCCCTCGACGAGCTGCCACAGCTTTTGAACGTGCTTCGTGGCGAGATGAGCCTGGTTGGCCCCCGCCCGGAACGGCCCGTGTTCATCGAGGACTTCCGCTCTCGCGTTCCGAAGTACATGCTTCGCCACATGGTTCAGGCCGGAATGACCGGCTGGGCTCAGGTGAATGGCTGGCGCGGAAACACATCGATCGAGCAGCGGATCGAACACGACTTGTATTACATCGAGAACTGGTCGCTGCGCCTGGATCTGAAGATTCTGGTGCTGACCTTCGTACGCGGGTTCGCTGGCAAGAACGCGTACTGAGCGAGGCGGCGGACACCCCGCCGATCAAGCTTCCCCCTGACGGCGGCATTGCCCGCTGGGAGATTCGTGAATGAGGATCTGTGTAGTTGGGACCGGCTATGTCGGTCTCGTGGCAGGAACATGCTTCGCCGAGTGCGGCAACGACGTCATCTGTGTGGACGTGGTGCCCGAGAAGATCGCTGCGCTCGAGCGGTGTGAGATCCCGATCTATGAGCCGGGGCTCGAAGAACTCGTCCGTCGAAACAGCGAGGAGCATCGCCTCTCGTTCACGATCGATCTGAAGACGGCTGTCCAAGCGTCGGAGATCTGCATCATCGCGGTGGGTACCCCGATGGGTCGTTCCGGGGCCGCGGACCTGTCCGCGGTGATGGCCGTTGCGAAGTCGATGGCCGAGGCTGCGAACGGCGACAAGGTCGTTGTGATCAAGAGCACGGTTCCCGTGGGTACTGCCGACCGGGTGCGTCGCGTTCTCGAAGAGAACACGAGCCACTCGATGGAAGTCGTTTCGAATCCCGAGTTTATGAAGGAAGGCGCAGCGATCGACGACTTCATGAAGCCCGACCGTGTCGTCATCGGTGGGCGCGACGAAGCCGCTCTCGGAAGACTGAAGGAGCTCTATTCTCCGCTCGTTCGCACGGACAATCCGATCCTTTCGATGGACAATCGCTCCGCCGAGATGACGAAGTACGCGGCCAACGCGCTGCTCGCGACGCGAATCTCGTTCGTGAACGAAATGGCGAACCTCTGTGAAAAGGTTGGCGCGGATGTCGGGATGGTTCGCCGAGGCATCGGTCACGATCGCCGGATTGGTCATCACTTCCTGTTTCCGGGTGTCGGGTACGGGGGGAGTTGTTTCCCAAAGGACGTCCAGGCGGTCATCAGCACCGCGCAGGACTACCAGATCGACTTCACGCTGCTTCGGGCCGTGGAGGACGTGAACGATCGTCAGAAGCGGCTT belongs to Candidatus Binatia bacterium and includes:
- a CDS encoding UDP-glucose/GDP-mannose dehydrogenase family protein — protein: MRICVVGTGYVGLVAGTCFAECGNDVICVDVVPEKIAALERCEIPIYEPGLEELVRRNSEEHRLSFTIDLKTAVQASEICIIAVGTPMGRSGAADLSAVMAVAKSMAEAANGDKVVVIKSTVPVGTADRVRRVLEENTSHSMEVVSNPEFMKEGAAIDDFMKPDRVVIGGRDEAALGRLKELYSPLVRTDNPILSMDNRSAEMTKYAANALLATRISFVNEMANLCEKVGADVGMVRRGIGHDRRIGHHFLFPGVGYGGSCFPKDVQAVISTAQDYQIDFTLLRAVEDVNDRQKRLLVGKVLDHFGGDVTGKRFAIWGLAFKPRTDDMREAPAVIIIERLLAAGAEIAVHDPEAMDEAKKMFGDRLTYHRLNYDALEGADALIIVTEWNEFRRPDFARMKKALASPVVFDGRNIYEPDQMAEQGFTYHSVGRSAVSAEA